Genomic window (Enterobacteriaceae bacterium 4M9):
CGTAAAGAGATGATTCAAAAAATCCTCTCTGAAATCGACGGTCGGTTGCAGGAAGCGGGTATTCCCTGTCGCGTGAGCGGCCGTGAAAAACATCTTTACTCCATCTACTGCAAGATGGTGCTCAAAGAGCAACGCTTCCACTCCATCATGGATATCTACGCGTTTCGCGTCATCGTGAAAGATGTCGACACCTGCTATCGCGTGCTGGGCCAGATGCACAATCTGTACAAGCCGCGCCCTGGTCGCGTTAAAGACCATATCGCCATCCCCAAAGCCAACGGCTACCAGTCCCTGCATACCTCAATGATTGGCCCGCACGGCGTGCCGGTTGAAGTACAGATTCGTACCGAAGACATGGATATGATGGCGGAAATGGGGGTTGCTGCACACTGGGCCTATAAGGAGCAGGGCGAAAGCACCACGACCGCACAAATCCGCGCCCAGCGCTGGATGCAAAGCCTGCTTGAGCTACAGCAGAGCGCAGGTAGCTCGTTTGAATTTATCGAAAGCGTTAAATCGGACCTGTTCCCGGACGAAATTTACGTTTTCACGCCCGAAGGGCGCATTGTCGAACTGCCCGCTGGCGCCACGCCGGTGGATTTTGCTTACGCCGTGCATACCGATATCGGCCACGCCTGCGTAGGCGCGCGCGTTGACCGCCAGCCCTATCCGCTCTCGCAGTCGCTCACCAGCGGCCAGACGGTGGAAATTATCACAGCGCCCGGCGCCCGGCCTAACGCCGCCTGGCTCAACTTTGTGGTCAGTTCAAAAGCGCGTGCGCGTATCCGCCAGATGCTCAAAAACCTGCGCCGCGAAGACTCCGTTAGCCTGGGCCGCCGCCTGCTCAACCATGCGCTTGGCGGTAGCCGCAAACTGGCCGAAATCCCGGAAGAAAACATTCAGCGCGAACTGGAGCGGATGAAGCTGGCCTCGCTTGACGACCTGCTGGCCGAAATCGGTCTTGGCAACGCCATGAGCGTGGTAGTGGCAAAAAATCTGCTCCAGGGCGAAGCCGCAGCACAGCAAAATGTACCCGCCACCACCGGGCACAGCCATCTGCCCATTAAAGGCGCAGACGGCGTGCTGATTA
Coding sequences:
- the spoT gene encoding bifunctional GTP diphosphokinase/guanosine-3',5'-bis pyrophosphate 3'-pyrophosphohydrolase, giving the protein MYLFESLNQLIQNYLPADQIKRLQQAYLVARDAHEGQTRSSGEPYITHPVAVACILAEMKLDHETLMAALLHDVIEDTPATYQDMEQLFGKSVAELVEGVSKLDKLKFRDKKEAQAENFRKMIMAMVQDIRVILIKLADRTHNMRTLGSLRPDKRRRIARETLEIYSPLAHRLGIHNLKTELEELGFEALYPNRYRVIKEVVKAARGNRKEMIQKILSEIDGRLQEAGIPCRVSGREKHLYSIYCKMVLKEQRFHSIMDIYAFRVIVKDVDTCYRVLGQMHNLYKPRPGRVKDHIAIPKANGYQSLHTSMIGPHGVPVEVQIRTEDMDMMAEMGVAAHWAYKEQGESTTTAQIRAQRWMQSLLELQQSAGSSFEFIESVKSDLFPDEIYVFTPEGRIVELPAGATPVDFAYAVHTDIGHACVGARVDRQPYPLSQSLTSGQTVEIITAPGARPNAAWLNFVVSSKARARIRQMLKNLRREDSVSLGRRLLNHALGGSRKLAEIPEENIQRELERMKLASLDDLLAEIGLGNAMSVVVAKNLLQGEAAAQQNVPATTGHSHLPIKGADGVLITFAKCCRPIPGDPIVAHVSPGKGLVIHHESCRNIRGYQKEPEKFMAVEWDKDTEQEFITEIKVDMFNHQGALANLTASINTAGSNIQSLNTEEKDGRVYTAFIRLTARDRVHLANIMRKIRVMPDVIKVTRNRN